GTGCGGCTTTAGGTGCCGGTATTTTGGATCAAGAAACAGGTATGGCAAGTATCGGAACGTCAGGCGTCTTCTTATCATATGAAGGGCCTAATAATAAAGGCTATCAAGGGAAATTGCACTTATTTAACCATGTAATCCCAAATGCTCATTATTCAATGGGGGTAACTTTAGCAGCTGGTCATAGTTTGAACTGGTTTAAAGACACCTTTGCTTCAAACGAATCATTTGAATCACTACTCTCAGACATTGATAAAATAGCACCGGGATCAGATGGCTTGTTATTTACACCTTACATCGTCGGTGAACGTACACCACATGCGGATAGTCAAATTCGTGGAAGCTTCATTGGATTAGATACAACTCATAGCTTAAAACATTTAGCTAAAGCGATCCTAGAAGGGATTACTTTCTCCTTGAAAGACTCACAACAACTGATGGAAGTGGAATCAAATCGAAAATTTGAACGTATTGTTTCAGTCGGTGGCGGAGCTAAAAATAAAGATTGGTTGCAAATGCAAGCAGATATTTTTAATGCTGAAATCATTGGTCTTGAAACCGAACAAGGACCGGGCATGGGTGCTGCTATGTTAGCAGCTATCGGTCTAGGTTGGTTTGACGATGCGCTTGCGTGCGCGGAGCAATTTGTTAAATATAAAGGCTCAACTAAACCAATTGTGGAAAATGTTGAAAAGTATCAACAATACTATGAACTTTATCAACAAGTCTATCCGGCAACAAAAACACTATCTCACGCGCTACAAGCGTTGAAATAATTTTTATCCCCTAAAAATAGTAAAGACATAGACAAGCGGAAGTTTCCGCTAGCTATGTCTTTTTGTTGTGATCAATCACTAGCTCCCTTAATATAGGCTCTTCGTCAAATAGTGTTGATGGACTCAAATTTTATAAAATTAAGTGACTAGGTGAAGTGTAAAAGCTTCACCTTTTTTGCGTAATATTTTGGAAAATTAATCCTTGAGAAATATAAATTCTATCACGTAAGTTTCTAAAGTTACGATAGCCGTAGGAAACCCGTTTAATTAATTTGATTTTGTTGTTGATACCTTCGGTAATACCATTCGAATAAGGCAGCATCAACGCGTTATAGATACCTTGGTCGTGTTGGTTAAAGAAGGTTAATTTCTTTCTAAACCAGTTAGGAAGCTCTTTAGATAGGTCATTTATTATATGAAAGAAGTTCTCTACATCTGCTTTTTTACGATAGTGATGTAGGAGCTGGATAGTATCGTATGCTAGTCTTAGACGCTCATCATAAGTTAATAATTCGTCAATAATCTCCTGTTGGAAAAGTTCACGTTTAAACAGATAGTGATAGTGTGAATGCGTATTATCTAAAGAATCGGCATCTTTTAAAAGGAGCTTCCAGTAACGTTTTAATCTGCGATATTTCTTCATATCTTCTGATTGATGATTTCGGAAAGTATTCATGATATTGATACGTAACTGATTAAAGCTACGGTTAATGTGTTGGACAATATGAAAACAATCCGTGACAATTTCAGCACAAGGAAAGACTTTTTTGATTAATTGGGCATAACTACCATTCATATCCATGACTAAGTATTTAACGGATTTGC
This is a stretch of genomic DNA from Vagococcus zengguangii. It encodes these proteins:
- the xylB gene encoding xylulokinase; the encoded protein is MSYVLGIDLGTSSLKGLLVNKKGEVVATASSDYPLIHEKPGYSEQQPQDWMTACEQVLGQLKEEVADFTQELEGISFSGQMHSLVVLNDTHEVLRPAILWNDVRTTKQCERIMSEFGEEVLAITKNIALEGFTLPKVLWIQEEEPGIWAKVRHMMLPKDYLGYCLTGNIHMDYSDAAGTLMLDIEAQKWSTSILSKFNIPTDYLPQLIDAAGQIGTLLPTIQEKFGFEKEVKVFAGGADNACAALGAGILDQETGMASIGTSGVFLSYEGPNNKGYQGKLHLFNHVIPNAHYSMGVTLAAGHSLNWFKDTFASNESFESLLSDIDKIAPGSDGLLFTPYIVGERTPHADSQIRGSFIGLDTTHSLKHLAKAILEGITFSLKDSQQLMEVESNRKFERIVSVGGGAKNKDWLQMQADIFNAEIIGLETEQGPGMGAAMLAAIGLGWFDDALACAEQFVKYKGSTKPIVENVEKYQQYYELYQQVYPATKTLSHALQALK
- a CDS encoding ISL3 family transposase; translated protein: MDKHTRKLLGLEDKNIYFDEDWLKEEKKKGVLAYIIEGVLTYRPACCEKCGELDSSKIVKNGHRTTKTQLPPFRNRLTYLQLKRSRFRCYTCGATFIASTPIVERNHHISRELKYQIMMDLKRVSSRKDIADRYFVSDVTILRIQKELAKQRTINYNHLPRILCIDEFKSMKSCVGSMSFICVDGVRNELFVLLEDKKLASYFMKFSLKARKSVKYLVMDMNGSYAQLIKKVFPCAEIVTDCFHIVQHINRSFNQLRINIMNTFRNHQSEDMKKYRRLKRYWKLLLKDADSLDNTHSHYHYLFKRELFQQEIIDELLTYDERLRLAYDTIQLLHHYRKKADVENFFHIINDLSKELPNWFRKKLTFFNQHDQGIYNALMLPYSNGITEGINNKIKLIKRVSYGYRNFRNLRDRIYISQGLIFQNITQKR